From the genome of Poecilia reticulata strain Guanapo linkage group LG22, Guppy_female_1.0+MT, whole genome shotgun sequence:
TCGAcggcagaaagtttttctcttttaccgAACTATACGACCCCTGAGTCAGCGAAGTGGACCGAGGCTCCGACTGCGGCGGAGCGGAGCGGAGACGGAGCGACTCCGACAGCAGGAACAGAGCAGCTGCGCTCCACGGCGAGACCTGCGGTCAGTGAACGCAACGTCAGGGCAGACAAGCagggagaagaggagagagggGATCCCAACACAAAAGATGATAAGAAAGCAAAACTGGGtaaggctgaaaaaaaaagaagaaaaaaagtcctttCTTGAAGCTGTGTGTGAACGTTACTCAATTTCAATTAAACCCACAATTAACTGATGCATTCAGGGACTTCACATTTCAAGTGTCAGTTAACCACTTTGCGTTttatattgtgaaataaataagtttGAATTTTTTRTTCTTCTAATAATCTCGCTCAACCCTCCACTTCACTGGAGGAGCAGAGAGATGAATCTGACTTTACATAACCTCACACACGTTGCATACAgtgctctgtaaaaaaaaaaaaaaaaaaaaaagtaaactaggaaaaaaatgtctcgCATTCTGTCTCGCTTTAACCACAAGCTTTAATATATTAGATTGACACAGGCCAGCAGAAAGAGGCATttaattgtgaagtgggaggaaaataaCTGGTGATTCTTAgtgattttacaaaaacagaagtgtAAAAAGGCTGGTGCTTTGTAGGACGAGGTCAAACTGGGTGGGGAGCGTCTTTGAACGACACTTTCTTTTAAGCTTGACCacattttcaattggatttagacctgcactttgactgggccattcgaACACATTGTTGGTTTGGCTGTTTAGGGTAATTTCTGTCCTGGAAAGTGAAGCTTAATCCCCAGTATCCATCTTTTTTAACAATTCTGACTTGCTTTCCTATCCCAATTAAAGAAAAGAGCCCGCAGCATGACActcccaccaccatgcttcCCAGTTAGGACAGTTTGTTGAAATGCACCACAACAGTTATTGAAGATTATTATAGTTCAAAGGACAGCAGAGGTATCAGTTCAGTCAAATAGTACATTTATGTTGctaaaaacctttatttgacAAACAGTGATCatatcaagatttttttttcatttccaatgACATTTAAGGTGTACGGAAGAAGATGAGGATTGAAAGATGattacttttttctcagaattttaagaaaaaaatcttaaatttgggaggaaaaagtcaaaattctgaggaaggaaaaaaaaaaaaaactcttcttcAGTGGTCCTAATCCTTTTCCATAAGAGTGTcttcctttattttgaagtgcaTTTCAGATCCTACACCCgaacacaaaatgcatttttgattaACCACAACATTTCTCATCGTTAAGAACCCATAAACCTCTCTGCAGCCggagctgaaacattttttttttctttacttcgGCCTTTGGCTCGTCTCGGATTACATCCAAACCCTCTGGCACTTGGTTTTATCTGCGTCCTCCTCCATCCAGACCCGGCCTTTGGAGGAGGTCAAGGCCTCAAACGTTCCACTGAGCTGATTAGCGGTATTTCACATAACAACCCGCTCAAAACCTCATTTCTGCGTCATCCATCTTGTGTTTCGCATTCGTCAACAAACCAGAAAGCGAGCTCTTAACCCTTAATCAAGTCGCCACAGTTTCCCACTGATGCCCAGGAGCTGCGTTTGGAGACGTCATATTTTATGTCTTCTTAACTTGTTGTTTTGCTCGCAGACTGCCCTCCGCTCGGCCTGGAGTCGCTGAGAGTTGACGACAGCCAGATACGAGCCTCGTCCCAGGAGAGGACGGGTCTGGGTCCCCACAGAGGGAGGCTGAACATCCAGGTCAGCCTTCGGCAGAgctcactgaaaaaaaaacacagaaaactcacAGCTTGAGATCTTGAAAAAGGGCCAACATCGGTAAAATTATTCCCTGTTATAGAAATAATGCACAGCATGTAACGGTAAAAACcacatgtatatttttaactCTTTGAAATGAGACTAAATACCCTTTCAATAAATTTGAGTATTATTAAGCAGTAAATTTATAtcaggaactttatcacaaaaatagattaattccacacagatggatgtttgaaagcctttactTCTGTTAGTTATGATGATTTTGAATcatccgttttcttttttcagtgtaagtTAATACAGATGTGTTTAGTGTCAGCCGCAGCCAAACTGAAAGTATATGTGACAAACAGCTGACTCTGAAGGCCAGTTCACATGTctccacagcataatgctgccaccaccgtgctcgTCTGCAACACACAGTCACCTCCAGAGTCACCTTGGACTGCTTCTCTTATTGTACGGCTTGTCAGCGGACGGccaaatgcacgccacacttttcagaattttaacCATAATCAATACTGGAAACCTTGTATCGGTTCACCTCACGCTCACTTTGTCCTGATCTCTTACAGTATGAATGTTTTCGCAAAGCAggtagcttttgtttttataacaagtTCTTGACTTTTAAACAGTTGGTCTACGCAGGAGGTCTGTGAGAAATTAGGTTTAACACAGAGCTTACATTTACAGCACACTCCCCATTCCTCCGCCCTCCGTCTGCCATCTGAAAGCAGTTAAGTTGTAAGTAGGCCAACTTATGCAACACTGAAAAACTCCCATGCAATGTTTCCCTCTGATGGATTTTGCAGCtgacaaaggaaaataaagaagaaagacatgcttttcttcctcttccttccctttatttttttgtttgttttagtcgGGGATTGAAGACGGAGATCAGTACGACGGAGCCTGGTGCGCCACGTTCAAGGACCAGCACCAGTGGCTGGAAGTGGACGCCCTTCACCTCACCCTGTTCACCGGAGTCATCCTGCAGGGCAGGAACTCTATCTGGAGGTCAGGTACTATCACTGTTCTTTatgactgacacacacacacacacacacacacacacacaagtaaaaataaatacatatggTAATCAGTTTACTCTTGTGGaaatcacatttcattttttgctgCATCAGCGACTGAATGTATTGTGTTTGGTTGGTGTTGCAGTTGGGATTGGGTTGAGACCTACAAGGTTCAGCTGAGTAACGACACTGTGGAGTGGCAGACCTGCATGAACGGGACAGAGGAGGCGGTAAGATCTGTCATCTGATCTGAAGAGACTTTTGAAGCTGTCCTAATACGTTCATTTCTACCAAAAATAAGGTGTTTTTAATtggaggcttcttcaaattcaaattcaaactaATACAAACTGATGCAAGAGATCTTTTCTGCCTGCAGCCATTACTGTTTACAATAACTCTTTacattagttttaaataaatatgcatttaactTCCCTTTGTTATCAACAAACTATTGTTGAATTTGACTTTGAACTATTTCAGTAGGTTCAAGTATGGGGGTCTAACTTCAAATTCTTACAAATATCCTGGGGCCACTTTTGtttaatcttaatttaaatgtaccatgtgaaaaatgtcagttttatgcagatgatattGTTCTGGTGGGTTTAATCAAATACTGTCAACTTTTAATGTCCAACAAACCAATTTTCACCAtcttaagattattttaaaagcaaataaatcttGGTCAGGATTCTCTCATAAGAGAGATTTCTGATCTCAATGAGTTTTTCCCGGTGATATAATgcaggaggaaacaaaaaacagctgtgaaGAAGGAGACAGACTTAAACAAACTCAAGAAAAAATTCACCTGTTTCATGATGacaaaatcagacattaaacataaattaaactgaagcCCAAAGTCATCCAGGGTTTGTTCTGAGTCTGTAATCTACCtcaagcatttttgtttttccttcaacaCCACAAGTCCATCTTTGGGAAAAATCGGATTTCTTTCCAGGAAAAAGTAGGAGAAAAAGGAGGGGAAGTCTACTCTGTTTTCTGTTCCATTCCAAGACAACTCTTGATGCCAAGCAGGTCATGTTTTCAGACGGTTTGTCTTTGAAACATGTGGAgacttttggaaaataaaagcatggcTCTGATCCGTAGTTTTCTTTACTGTTTGCAGAAAGATTTACTgtacagaaaaaacataaactgagggtcaaactaaacaaaatactttgtataCTAACCTCACATAGAACATAGATTGTGGAAATAAGTCAGTACTTACCacgttatttttttaaaataaggctGTCGGTTATTTATTACCTTTCAACTCCAATGAaaattcttgttttctgtttgtgatcactgctgctttcttttattgttaatatatatttttacagtaaaagctTTTGGACGGAAATGTAGGTGGCCATTATAATCATGCCTGACAAGAAAGTCACTTCCATTGAATACTTTATCAATTTTAATGTCCTAAATCTTCTACCCAACAGTGGCATGGTAAAGTATTGAACTAATTCATATTTAATGTCATTGCTGTCACAAACCTTAAggtattttaatgggattttatgttaattttatggtggGTCTCTATTGGATTCAACCCCCTTGATACCAACTTTTGCTACAATTACAAGCGTAAGACCTTCGAGGTATGAAACTAAAATCCTTTTAGTGGTTGTGTACCATTCCCTGAATTGTACAGATATTCGAAGGGAACCAGAACCCGGAGGCTCCTGTTCTCGGGCTCCTTCCTGTTCCCACCGTGGCCCGTTTCATCCGCATCAACCCTCAGACCTGGTACTCCAACGGGACCGTCTGCCTCAGGGCCGAGATACTCGGCTGCCGTGTCCACGGTACGCATACATTTACCGGGTTTGAACCACAGAGTGTGTCACCGCTAGTGAGTCATTGCCATCCTTGACTTTCAAAACAGGACACTGACTATACCTGAGGCAAGTCCAAGTCAGCAAAGCCAAGTTACTGACACCTTTTTTGGTCTTTCCCCATAGATCCAACAGATCCGTATCCTGACCAGCAGGAAAGAGGTTCGAGGGATAATCTGGACTTCAGACACCATGACTACAAAGAGATGAGAAAGGTAAAGCCAGACGATGAGTAACAGCAACTCCCATAAAACTGAAGCAGAAGGTTTTAGTCAGACTGTTAGCAGATTGACTCCAGATTTAACATCTCCAAAGGCTTTCTACTTCAGCATATCTTTCCGACGCTGCAGCTCATGAAGTCTGTGACTGAGGAGTGTCCGGACATCACCCGCATCTACACCATCGGCAAGAGCTACACGGGCCTCAAACTCTACGTCATGGAGATATCGGATAACCCTGGGAAACATGAACTCGGTAAGAACTGCTAAAGAGATGAGATGAGTCCTCGATTTTAGATACCAGGTGTTTGAACGTAGCGACGTATCGacccacttttttcacttccgataccgatatcCATATTGATATCTAAGGGTTATTATTGGCCgataccgatccgatacagaTAAACAGTactaaactgatttaaaatgtttatttttttagtttttaaacacagacataaatatatTGAATTACAGTTGTATTCAATAGGTCtacacacttaaatacaccaattgCTTCACTAGCTCTCATCTCTCATTGTAAGTGGTCAAAAGTCAGTCAATTTATCAATCTGATCCTCAAACATATTTCAATACAAGTCAAAGGTtacctgaataaatacaaaattcacTTTCAAATGATTCATTTCTTAAGGGGAAAACCCAAACAAACTTGATTCTTGAAATATAAACCTTATTTAACATCTTCTAAACTAATTTAGATTAAACATTAGATTGTAAAATCTCTAGCGTGTTCCCGCTTTTTTCATCtgagaaatattttagcaaatttaTCTCTAAACTGAAAACACTTTCCCATGAAGGTTCATTCATGATTTTATAGGAAAGGTCTCAAGTTATTGAGATTTTAGCAGCTGCAGTGTTTACACAGCCTGGTTCCTTCAGCAGAGCGACCGGGGAGGCCTAGACTCTACAGAGGGCCTCGCTTGTGTAAACTAACTTTTTGATTTCCTTGTTATATTGTCTTCAGACATTCAGACTTGTGCTTCAGTGTTAGCTTTGGTTACTCCATGTGTgccaaaaagcacaaataaattaaatgtggGGCAGCATGTTCTGCTTTgttctcagaaaaataaatttcgTAAATccttctgttctgtttttttcttctcctttttacAGCTGTTGTTAATAAAAGTGGTTTTGTGGCTGAGTGTAACTCCGATGCAAACCACAAGGAAGGCATGAAGATTTGTAGTTTTTGAGAACTTTGCAGATACTGCAGCTGtaaaaaacattcaagtgtGGATATAAATATCAAACTTAGCATAGCATGCTCACACCTCGGTACGTTTTCCATATTTCCCATAAGCTGCTTGAATTTCAGGACAACGGCCATTTTTCAAAACCAATTATTGCCATAAAATGTATCaacttaaaatgataaaagtcaGAAACTGAAGTTAATGACTTTGCTATTTGCAAGTCTCAAGCCAGTCATCAGCTGGATAGAGGTTAAGATGTCTGGTTaacgttagcttctgctaatatTTGTTATGCATTTAACGTTAGCATAGCTTCTTGTTTAGCTAATTACAGGTTAGTGAAGCTAACGTTTTGGTTAACTGTGCCCACTGCTGATTTTAGTACAAATTTATGTTTCCTATGGTTCAAACTAAGTAGCTATGATTATTTTAACTGgtaattttattgcaaaaattcatttttcatgACAACTACGGTGGCCATAttgaaaaatccaaacattATCAATAAATGTGATTGCATTGGTCCAATTATGCACGATTtgactcccccccccccaaaagaaaaatcagtgaTAAATATTGCCATATTTGGTGTACAAATAAATCTTTCTTGACGACCCTGGTGACTGTCTTGAAAAATGACCGCCATCTTGAATTTTCCAGTGGCTAATCTGTGTCTGAAAACAAGTTGGTTTAttcaaattcagttaaatttaagCTCCAAAATTTGATCCCAAAGGCAGATTAAACGATGTCTCCTGGTGGCGATGTGCTgcgctgcattttatttagaggcatcaGAGCGCCAGCAAACCACTGCTTGTcacaatttttagatttttaaaacattactttctttccacttcacagtaTCACACCACTTAACATCGctccattaaataaaatctcaggTAACATGAAAGACACAGCCGATGTGAAATCTTTGAGGgatcttgatttttatttttattttaccttcaggAATGTCCGATGGTAATTGAGGTAATCAGAGCTCGACAGTGGTCCAGTTCAAAAGTGTTTCTCAAAACTCCAAAAATGTAATCTGAGTGAAGaatctgctccttttttttccccctggactttgaagaaaaataagagcCAGAGTTTAAATAAACTCCATCATCCCTCTGCCGACCCATTATAATTAcattataattatatttatacCCGGACCgtaagttacatttatttcttgaTGATCAAAGAGACCCTCTAAATTTTCCTCTTGGCAGGTGAGCCAGAGTTTCGCTACGTGGCGGGGATGCATGGAAACGAGGCACTGGGTCGAGAGCTCGTCCTCAACCTCATGCAGTATTTGTGCAAAGAGTACAAGAAGGGCAACCAGCGCGTCGTACGGCTGGTCACAGAGACGCGGATCCACCTGCTGCCCTCCATGAACCCCGACGGACATGAAGTAGCTTACAAGAAGGTGGGTGCTGCTAGACGGAGTTCATACCGAGCCGTCAGAAAGTTTTCACAACTTTCTTTAAAGAAAGACAACTTTTCACAGAATTTCCACAGTACTGTCCTGAAGCACGTTTGGCAGATGTTTTTGCTCTGTTTCACCATGTAAATACTTCAATTTtgtgttacttaaaaaaaaaaaagaaaagaaagagacaaataaaagaagaagaaaagtacCCTAAAATTGATTTTAGGTCTGTAATGTCACAGAATTATGGCAAAGGGACGTCTTACAGTTGCGTTGTACATCATTGTGTTTGAATGTGTTCGTTGACATTCCTGACGCCATGTCTGATGGGctgatctgattggctgcagggCTCAGAACTGGCCGGCTGGGCCGAAGGGCGCTACAGCTACGAAGGAATCGACATGAATCATAACTTTCCAGACCTCAACAACATCATGTGGGATGCCCAGGAGACTGCAGCTGATCCATCTAAAGTGTCCAACCACTACATCCCCATCCCAGAGTACTACACGCAGGAAGACGCCATGGTAAGGGAGAGTAACTGGGGTTTTTACCCCCACAGGAggcaaaattaataataaagttttgaatttttataACTCTGAACACCAGacattggattttttaaatgggTTTCACAGGCTAGGAATCTTCTGAGCTCTGAACTcttgcataaaaaaagagaagcacaaGCAAAAGATGAAGAAGTACCGGTATATCCTCAAAATCTGGATTTAGAGGCACGTGATACTTGGattggaaaacatttccaaagcCAAGAGCCAGAAGTTTTCCTGAGAATAATCCTGCTCAGTCAGTTTCCCTGTTTACAGAAATTAACTGCTGAATCTTTTCCAAGTAAAAGAAACCggaaaacctgaaaatgatTCCTAATGTTGTCATTTCGAGCAGAAAGAATTTGCCGTTTCCATTTTTAAGATcagcattttctttccaaacatTGTTTTGCACTAGTATTTCCACCCTCTTTTTTCCTAATCTCGTCACATTACATCACAACCTGTTGTGATTTTATGGATGCACccttttcccattttttaataagtaaaaGTCTAAAACTTGTCTTTTGCATTGGGTTCAGGTCCCAGGACTTTATaggcgttttcgcactgcagggaacggtacggaacggaacggttccgATCGTGTTTGCATTACAACTTGCGACTGGTTCCACCCGGAcccttggaaccacaagagctgtggttccaatcggttctgcttagaaccagcagctgattggccgctggttgttatggagtcagacttttcaatatttgtattagttttaattagcaatggattcgtctcaatatagtgcaatcacctggtctaatgatgagggGGGTTTTTTCCtcgcttactcgctgatgaacgagtacagaatgagttagatcggtcaacgaggaaagagaaagttttccgccgcatctctgaggaaaaggcttcggctgctacatcgaaaccattgtttagtttcaaaaataatgacctCCGGTACCGCTTCGATGGCGCTCTCAgtgtatatgcaaacacaacagggctggaaccgttccgttccgtatcgttccgtaccgttccctgcagtgcgaaaacgcctTAGCATTCTGGTATTTTTCTCACTGATATGATACTCcctccatcttcccatcaagtccgcacacaaaaatacaaatcttaccaagtatatttgtccagtttctagtgcaaatatctttgtacactttaTAATATGGCAGTAAGTAACTCCTTACAATTGATTCAAAATTTCTAGATTCATCTGCAAATTTTTTCGCTTCCAATCTGCCATTGGAACTGGCACTTTGTCATCCacattaaggaattacttaattaaaacaagctcctatgtcttgctgagATGTTTCTTGTGAGCTACTGTacatttgtctcatttcaagtataccaagatatttgtacgagaaactagatcaaaagaTGTTGTGATTTTGCAGTGCGACCACCttgttttccttaaaaacaaaaaactctgtTTCAGTCTCATCAGACCAGACCAGCCCCTTCCTCCACATGCTTCTtctaatgacattttttaactaCGGCTTTCTTCATGCCGCTCTTCTACAATGGCTAACTCTGTGGAGTGCACACTAAATAGTTGTCAGTCACATTCACATACACTCATATATCCTCTTCCTTCCACTTTGTGTCgctctatcacataaaaactaaataagagAGATTAAAGTTTCTGGTGATATAAGAGGGGGAAAAGAATTGTGGTCACGACTTAACTTGTGTGAATGTCTTAATAACAGATGGCAATGACATGTTTATTAATTCGTTGGAATGACTTACTAACTCACTAACAGCTCATGGCCACAACTCGACCGCTCGAGGCCACGATTTAATATCTCGCGTGAATATCTTAATAACAGGTGGAAATGACTTGTTTAACTCGTTGGAAACTCTCTTCCAACGAACGTCTTAATATCTCGCGAGAACAACTTAATTAACTCTTGGCCACAATTCTACCGCTCGAGGCCACGACTTAATACTCAATATCTCGCGTGTCACCATCAAACGCGATATGTCATTGCGTAGTAACGCAAtgatatatatgtaaaaaagttcagtttcttttctctttttttttttttcccaccccaCTTAGCTTAAGAATGCTAATACCGTCTTCCGCCGCTGCTCAGGTTGCGCCAGAGACCCGCGCCGTCATCAGCTGGATGCAGGACATTCCCTTCGT
Proteins encoded in this window:
- the LOC103458201 gene encoding probable carboxypeptidase X1 isoform X1 yields the protein MEKSLCVLASLLSLVGFIGAAESTAESFSLLPNYTTPESAKWTEAPTAAERSGDGATPTAGTEQLRSTARPAVSERNVRADKQGEEERGDPNTKDDKKAKLDCPPLGLESLRVDDSQIRASSQERTGLGPHRGRLNIQSGIEDGDQYDGAWCATFKDQHQWLEVDALHLTLFTGVILQGRNSIWSWDWVETYKVQLSNDTVEWQTCMNGTEEAIFEGNQNPEAPVLGLLPVPTVARFIRINPQTWYSNGTVCLRAEILGCRVHDPTDPYPDQQERGSRDNLDFRHHDYKEMRKLMKSVTEECPDITRIYTIGKSYTGLKLYVMEISDNPGKHELGEPEFRYVAGMHGNEALGRELVLNLMQYLCKEYKKGNQRVVRLVTETRIHLLPSMNPDGHEVAYKKGSELAGWAEGRYSYEGIDMNHNFPDLNNIMWDAQETAADPSKVSNHYIPIPEYYTQEDAMVAPETRAVISWMQDIPFVLSANLHGGELVVTYPFDCTRDWAPQENTPTADDAFFRWLASVYASTHLVLANPDRRICHYEDFQMHNNIINGGAWHTVPGSMNDFSYLHTNCLEVTVELSCDKFPHARELPVEWENNKESLLIYMEQVHRGIKGVIRDKSTKQGIENAVVKVEDHDHDIRSAADGDYWRLLNPGEYKVVVWAEGYFPSMRRCHVGLEPHPTICDFVLTKTPIQRLKELRAKGEKIPRDLQLRLRALRMRKLRASTKAINRRRESQTRRARSS
- the LOC103458201 gene encoding probable carboxypeptidase X1 isoform X2, with product MNGTEEAIFEGNQNPEAPVLGLLPVPTVARFIRINPQTWYSNGTVCLRAEILGCRVHDPTDPYPDQQERGSRDNLDFRHHDYKEMRKLMKSVTEECPDITRIYTIGKSYTGLKLYVMEISDNPGKHELGEPEFRYVAGMHGNEALGRELVLNLMQYLCKEYKKGNQRVVRLVTETRIHLLPSMNPDGHEVAYKKGSELAGWAEGRYSYEGIDMNHNFPDLNNIMWDAQETAADPSKVSNHYIPIPEYYTQEDAMVAPETRAVISWMQDIPFVLSANLHGGELVVTYPFDCTRDWAPQENTPTADDAFFRWLASVYASTHLVLANPDRRICHYEDFQMHNNIINGGAWHTVPGSMNDFSYLHTNCLEVTVELSCDKFPHARELPVEWENNKESLLIYMEQVHRGIKGVIRDKSTKQGIENAVVKVEDHDHDIRSAADGDYWRLLNPGEYKVVVWAEGYFPSMRRCHVGLEPHPTICDFVLTKTPIQRLKELRAKGEKIPRDLQLRLRALRMRKLRASTKAINRRRESQTRRARSS